The following are encoded together in the Macadamia integrifolia cultivar HAES 741 chromosome 10, SCU_Mint_v3, whole genome shotgun sequence genome:
- the LOC122090499 gene encoding protein SODIUM POTASSIUM ROOT DEFECTIVE 1-like isoform X1 has protein sequence MKGKTNKKIKGFMCQSPAATAVCMTGDKRSVIVPRRPDRSSSINRAHTMLIDSNYNHLLESQRFSPFADKHPMMSRQVPPLPLSSFLKDRDRKQKPSSLTSSASNPIFQVVVMRVSLHCQGCAGKVKKHLSKMEGVTSFSIDLESKRVTVMGHVSPVGVLESISKVKKAEFWGIKEES, from the exons ATGAAAGGAAAGACGAATAAGAAGATCAAAGGATTCATGTGCCAGTCACCAGCAGCAACAGCCGTGTGCATGACCGGCGACAAACGGTCAGTCATCGTCCCAAGGAGGCCAGACCGGTCGTCGTCCATAAATCGCGCTCACACAATGCTGATCGACTCCAACTACAATCACCTCCTTGAGTCTCAGAGGTTCTCCCCCTTTGCTGATAAGCATCCCATGATGAGTAGACAGGTACCGCCATTGCCATTATCGTCCTTCCTCAAAGATCGAGATCGGAAACAGAAGCCTTCTTCGCTCACTTCATCCGCTTCCAACCCCATCTTTCAG GTAGTAGTTATGAGAGTATCTCTTCATTGCCAAGGTTGTGCTGGCAAGGTAAAGAAACATTTATCTAAGATGGAAG GAGTGACATCGTTCAGTATAGATCTGGAGTCGAAAAGGGTAACTGTGATGGGACACGTATCACCTGTGGGAGTTCTGGAGAGCATATCAAAGGTGAAGAAAGCTGAGTTCTGGGGTATCAAGGAAGAATCTTAG
- the LOC122090499 gene encoding uncharacterized protein LOC122090499 isoform X2, translating into MKGKTNKKIKGFMCQSPAATAVCMTGDKRSVIVPRRPDRSSSINRAHTMLIDSNYNHLLESQRFSPFADKHPMMSRQVPPLPLSSFLKDRDRKQKPSSLTSSASNPIFQVVVMRVSLHCQGCAGKE; encoded by the exons ATGAAAGGAAAGACGAATAAGAAGATCAAAGGATTCATGTGCCAGTCACCAGCAGCAACAGCCGTGTGCATGACCGGCGACAAACGGTCAGTCATCGTCCCAAGGAGGCCAGACCGGTCGTCGTCCATAAATCGCGCTCACACAATGCTGATCGACTCCAACTACAATCACCTCCTTGAGTCTCAGAGGTTCTCCCCCTTTGCTGATAAGCATCCCATGATGAGTAGACAGGTACCGCCATTGCCATTATCGTCCTTCCTCAAAGATCGAGATCGGAAACAGAAGCCTTCTTCGCTCACTTCATCCGCTTCCAACCCCATCTTTCAG GTAGTAGTTATGAGAGTATCTCTTCATTGCCAAGGTTGTGCTGGCAAG GAGTGA